From a region of the Oscarella lobularis chromosome 7, ooOscLobu1.1, whole genome shotgun sequence genome:
- the LOC136188827 gene encoding cilia- and flagella-associated protein 36-like encodes MAEETEDWIFDSVVGFLCSPLWKTPILNFIEQNCLVFDTEEENKFSYTAIHQNYAKLVESLLESYLEDLGITAEQFASVCSPEEDERTHDSFEHVTAASDFEVFKRMMVERNIELELEALSVLQKKLGYRVLKGGDASVFDQESEVKRIKEEEKLLREVLSRSAAEHEAQERQYEDDLAQALAESARMSTKSPTKIEKEGLASLGSLPGLTPAKIPSSSGKALTSGGDKELSSRLPGVRSADHGNGDAARQWLTEAQREVSASGGKDDKDKSGHDISVSSKDIEMRQAYLKARRDQLAAKKGRQGKRSDVVAIESLPEAPTQTKTTKGEENLRSLMKKLKEEVVYAKK; translated from the exons ATGGCCGAAGAGACGGAAGACTGGATTTTCGACAGCGTTGTCGGATTCTTGTGCTCGCCTCTGTGGAAAACTCCCATTCTGAATTTTATAGAGCAGAACTGTTTGG TGTTCGAcacggaggaggagaacaAGTTTTCCTACACCGCAATACATCAGAACTATGCCAAACTA GTTGAATCATTGCTAGAAAGTTACCTTGAAGACTTAGGCATAACAGCGGAACAGTTCGCATCTGTTTGTTCacctgaagaagacgagagaactcat gaTTCGTTTGAGCACGTGACGGCCGCTAGCGATTTCGAAGTGTTCAAGCGAATGATGGTGGAACGAAACATCGAGCTCGAATTAGAGGCATTGAGTGTCCTGCAGAAGAAACTCGGATACAGAGTGCTGAAAGGAGGAGACGCAAGTGTCTTTGATCAAGAGTCAGAAGTAAAGCGAatcaaagaagaggagaaactTCTACGGGAAGTTCTTAGCCGATCCGCGGCTGAGCACGAGGCTCAGGAACGTCAATATGAAGACGACTTGGCTCAAGCGTTGGCTGAGAGTGCCCGAATGTCTACGAAAAGTCCAACGAAGATCGAGAAGGAGGGATTGGCCAGTCTGGGATCGTTACCCGGTCTGACTCCGGCGAAAATTCCTTCGTCATCTGGAAAGGCTTTGACGTCGGGTGGAGACAAAGAAttgtcttctcgtcttcctGGCGTTCGGTCGGCGGATCACGGAAACGGCGATGCCGCTCGTCAGTGGTTGACGGAGGCGCAAAGGGAGGTTTCGGCGAGCGGTGGAAAGGACGACAAAGACAAGTCGGGT CACGATATTTCAGTGAGCAGTAAAGACATTGAGATGCGTCAGGCCTATCTCAAGGCTCGTCGCGACCAATTGGCGGCGAAAAAGGGTCGACAAGGAAAACGTtcagacgtcgtcgcaattgAATCCCTTCCAGAGGCGCCGActcaaacgaagacgacaaaaggagaagagaaccTGAGAAGTCTCATGAAGAAGCTCAAGGAAGAAGTTGTATACGCGAAGAAATGA
- the LOC136188819 gene encoding carotenoid-cleaving dioxygenase, mitochondrial-like translates to MTSSFGSILKTVSENIAPTKAVVTGEWPTWLRGGRLLRVGPAMFDVGRSSLRHWFDGLAMIHSFEFADDSDNVTYTGRLLESNVYKESIAADSLIGDGFGSRAITSDPCQTTFGRFFSYFSQVVRGAHFGDNTNVNIVPSSDEKGAKWLALTEIPSVWKFDPESLDAEKRFNVVGSNPELKRMVKMTAHPHTASDGSMYNVGVIPGRNSFYVIFKTNVTESGEKYASDLICSLPADDGLSYYHSFGITDRYFIFVESPLKLSLPKLALWRFHRQSLADCMSWVDDKPSRFRIVDRETNKEVVDVTYEAEPFFAFHHANAFEDDANRRLVVDMVCYPNGKSTVNSLFLDELKRGNRDDVAMGSFRRFFLPLDATGVTKVKSEVLSDVHPVELPRINYKSHNGRPYRFVYGLGRSSPSVAFVDSVVKLNTKTKETHVFAEKGAFASEPVFVPAPDSKTEDDGVILSVFLSGNPDEKKPFLLILDAASFKEIARAEVACRMPTTLHGDFLSVK, encoded by the coding sequence atgacgtcatcgttcggATCGATCTTGAAAACAGTATCAGAGAACATCGCGCCGACGAAAGCCGTCGTCACGGGCGAATGGCCAACGTGGCTTCGTGGCGGTCGACTCCTTCGCGTCGGCCCCGCCATGTTCGACGTCGGTCGCTCGTCACTCCGTCACTGGTTCGACGGATTGGCTATGATTCATTCATTCGAATTTGCCGACGACTCTGACAACGTCACATATACGGGTCGTCTGCTTGAATCGAACGTCTACAAGGAATCGATTGCTGCAGATAGTCTCATTGGCGACGGGTTCGGCTCTAGAGCAATTACGAGCGATCCCTGCCAAACGACGTTCGGTCGCTTTTTCTCCTATTTCTCGCAAGTCGTGCGAGGTGCTCACTTTGGCGACAATACGAACGTCAATATCGTGCCGTCGTCCGACGAGAAAGGGGCCAAGTGGCTCGCTCTAACGGAAATACCGTCCGTCTGGAAATTCGATCCCGAATCGTTGGACGCCGAGAAACGATTCAACGTTGTCGGATCTAACCCGGAACTGAAGCGGATGGTTAAAATGACGGCGCATCCGCACACCGCTTCCGACGGAAGCATGTACAACGTCGGCGTCATTCCCGGCCGGAATTCCTTCTACGTCATCTTCAAGACCAACGTGACGGAATCAGGAGAGAAATACGCAAGCGATCTCATCTGCTCTCTGCCGGCAGACGACGGACTCTCCTACTATCACAGTTTCGGTATCACCGATCGTTATTTCATATTCGTTGAATCGCCGCTGAAGTTGAGTCTTCCAAAGCTTGCCCTGTGGCGTTTCCATCGTCAATCGCTCGCCGACTGCATGTCTTGGGTCGATGACAAgccgtcgcgttttcgaatcgtcgatcgagaAACAAATAAGGAAGTTGTCGACGTGACGTACGAAGCCGAGCCGTTCTTCGCTTTTCATCACGCCAACGCGTTCGAGGACGACGCCAAtcgtcggctcgtcgtcgatatgGTGTGCTATCCAAATGGAAAGAGCACGGTCAACTCTTTGTTTTTGGACGAGTTGAAGCGAGGTAatagagacgacgtcgcaatgggctcttttcgtcgcttctttttgcCACTCGATGCCACTGGGGTGACCAAAGTCAAGAGTGAAGTTCTGTCTGATGTGCATCCTGTTGAGTTGCCGCGAATCAACTACAAGAGCCACAACGGTCGTCCGTATCGTTTTGTTTACGGGCTGGGACGTAGCAGTCCGTCGGTAGCTTTCGTTGACTCAGTGGTCAAATTGAATACCAAAACAAAAGAGACGCACGTGTTTGCCGAGAAGGGCGCGTTTGCTTCAGAACCGGTTTTCGTCCCAGCACCTGACTCGAAgaccgaagacgacggcgtgatTTTGAGCGTTTTTCTCAGCGGAAATCCGGACGAAAAGAAGCCATTCCTTCTTATTCTAGATGCAGCGTCGTTCAAAGAGATTGCACGAGCAGAAGTCGCCTGCCGAATGCCAACAACCTTGCACGGCGACTTTTTGTCGGTCAAATAA
- the LOC136188822 gene encoding retinoid isomerohydrolase-like, which translates to MPDVASRRPTPSRRFRHVRRRSLVAPTLVRRIGYDTFIRFADNNANDVTYTGRLLETNVSKKSIAAGRLVDESFGTRAIASDPCQTTFARFFSYFSQVVRGSRIGDNTNVNVVPSLDGKGAKWLALTEMPFVWKFDPESLDTEKLLRFNPELSRMFTMTAHPHASSDGGMYNIGIVPGARSSYAIFKTGVTGSKYASKLVCSLPVNDGLSYYHSFGITDRYFIFVESPLKWSLPKLALWRFHRRSFDDCMYWINDKPSRFRIVDRETNKEIVNVTYEAEPFFSFHHVNAFEDDVNRRLVVDMVCYRNGKIAFNSSFLDELNRGNKEGMRGVFRRFFLPLNATGKTKVESEVLSDFHSLELPRINGCHNGRPYRFAYGLGLSSPSADFLDSVVKLNTETKETRLFAEKGTFASEPVFVRAPDSKSEDDGVILSVLLSGNPDEKKPFLVILDAASFKEIARAEVTCRIPTTFHGNFMSAK; encoded by the coding sequence ATGCCCGACGTGGCTTCGCGGCGGCCGACTCCTTCGCGTCGGTTCCGCCATGTTCGACGTCggtcgctcgtcgctccGACACTGGTTCGACGGATTGGCTATGATACATTCATTCGATTCGCCGACAACAAcgcgaatgacgtcacatataCGGGTCGTCTCCTCGAAACGAACGTCTCTAAGAAATCGATTGCCGCCggccgtctcgtcgacgagtcctTTGGCACGAGAGCGATCGCAAGCGATCCCTGCCAAACGACGTTCGCTCGCTTTTTCTCCTATTTCTCGCAAGTCGTGCGAGGCTCCCGAATAGGCGACAATACGAACGTCAATGTCGTGCCGTCATTGGATGGAAAAGGAGCCAAGTGGCTCGCTCTGACGGAAATGCCGTTCGTCTGGAAATTCGATCCCGAATCGTTGGACACCGAGAAACTACTCCGATTCAACCCGGAACTAAGCCGTATGTTCACAATGACGGCACATCCGCACGCTTCTTCCGACGGCGGCATGTACAACATTGGCATTGTTCCGGGAGCGCGTTCCTCCTACGCAATCTTCAAGACCGGCGTGACGGGATCGAAATACGCGAGCAAACTCGTGTGCTCGCTGCCAGTGAATGACGGACTCTCCTACTATCACAGTTTCGGTATCACTGATCGTTATTTCATATTCGTCGAGTCGCCACTTAAGTGGAGTCTGCCCAAGCTTGCCCTGTGGCGTTTCCATCGTCGATCATTTGATGACTGCATGTACTGGATTAATGACAAgccgtcgcgttttcgaaTTGTTGATCGAGAAACGAATAAGGAGATTGTCAATGTGACGTACGAAGCTGagccgtttttctcttttcatcACGTCAACGCGTTcgaggacgacgtcaatcgtcgGCTCGTCGTTGATATGGTGTGCTATCGAAATGGAAAGATTGCTTTCAATTCTTCGTTTTTGGACGAATTGAATCGCGGTAATAAAGAAGGAATGAGAggcgtttttcgtcgcttctttttgcCACTCAATGCCACTGGGAAGACCAAGGTCGAGAGTGAAGTTCTGTCTGATTTTCACTCTCTTGAGTTGCCACGAATCAACGGGTGCCACAATGGTCGTCCCTATCGTTTTGCTTACGGGCTGGGACTTAGCAGTCCGTCGGCAGATTTTCTCGACTCAGTGGTCAAATTGAATACAGAAACAAAAGAGACGCGCTTGTTTGCTGAGAAGGGCACGTTTGCTTCTGAACCAGTTTTCGTCAGAGCACCTGACTCAAAGtctgaagacgacggcgtgatTTTGAGCGTTTTACTCAGCGGAAATCCAGACGAAAAGAAACCATTCCTAGTTATTCTCGACGCAGCGTCGTTCAAAGAGATTGCTCGAGCTGAAGTCACGTGCAGAATTCCGACAACCTTTCACGGCAACTTTATGTCCGCCAAGTAA
- the LOC136188816 gene encoding retinoid isomerohydrolase-like codes for MHTKGEKTIGFVRRQLRQSTPACASLALSSLSLPLNLKMTSSFSSILKTVSENVAPTKAVVTGKWPTWLRGGRLLRVGPAMFDVGRSSLQHWFDGLAMIHSFDFADDSDDVTYTGRLLETDIYRNSIAADRLVGNVFGTRAITSDPCQSTFGRFFSYFSQVFQGVLHRDNTNVNIVPSSDEKGAKWLALTEIPSVWRVDPESLDAEKRFNVVGSNPELKRMVKMTAHPHTASDGSMYNVGIIPGRKSFYVIFKTNVTESGEKYASDLICSLPADDGLSYYHSFGITDRYFIFVESPLKLSLPKLALERFHRQSLADCMYWVDDKPSRFRIVDRETNKEVVDVTYEAEPFFAFHHANAFEDDANRRLVVDMVCYPNGKSTVNSLFLDELKRGNRDDEAKGSFRRFFLPLDATGVTKIKSEVLSDFHSLELPRINECHNGRLYRFAYGLGLSSPSADFLDSLVKLNTETKETRVFSEKGTFASEPVFVRAPDSKSEDDGVILSVFLSGNPDEKKPFLVILDAASFKVIARAEVTCRIPTTFHGNFMSAK; via the coding sequence ATGCACACAAAGGGCGAGAAAACAATAGGATTCGTCAGGCGCCAACTACGTCAATCAACGCCTGCTTGCgcttctctcgctctctcttccctctctctccctctcaACCTAAAAATGACCTCATCGTTTAGTTCAATCTTGAAAACAGTATCGGAGAAcgtcgcgccgacgaagGCTGTCGTCACGGGCAAATGGCCGACGTGGCTTCGCGGCGGTCGACTCCTTCGCGTCGGTCCCGCCATGTTCGACGTTGGCCGCTCGTCGCTCCAACACTGGTTCGACGGATTGGCTATGATTCATTCATTCGATTTTGCCGACGactccgacgacgtcacatATACAGGTCGTCTTCTCGAAACAGATATCTACAGAAATTCAATTGCAgccgatcgtctcgtcggcaACGTGTTTGGCACGAGAGCAATTACGAGCGATCCCTGCCAATCAACGTTCGgtcgctttttctcttatttCTCGCAAGTTTTTCAAGGCGTCCTGCATCGCGACAACACGAATGTCAATATCGTGCCGTCGTCTGACGAGAAAGGGGCCAAGTGGCTCGCTCTAACGGAAATACCGTCCGTCTGGCGAGTCGATCCCGAATCGTTGGACGCCGAGAAACGATTCAACGTTGTCGGATCCAACCCGGAACTGAAGCGGATGGTTAAAATGACGGCGCATCCGCACACCGCTTCCGACGGAAGCATGTACAACGTCGGCATCATCCCCGGCCGGAAGTCCTTCTACGTCATCTTCAAGACCAACGTGACGGAATCAGGAGAGAAATACGCTAGCGATCTCATCTGCTCTCTGCCGGCAGACGACGGACTCTCCTACTATCACAGTTTCGGTATCACCGATCGTTATTTCATATTCGTTGAATCGCCGCTGAAGTTGAGTCTGCCCAAACTTGCCCTGGAGCGTTTCCATCGTCAATCGCTCGCAGACTGCATGTATTGGGTCGATGACAAgccgtcgcgttttcgaatcgtcgatcgagaAACAAATAAGGAAGTTGTCGACGTGACGTACGAAGCCGAGCCGTTCTTCGCTTTTCATCACGCCAACGCGTTCGAGGACGACGCCAAtcgtcggctcgtcgtcgatatgGTGTGCTATCCAAATGGAAAGAGCACAGTCAACTCTTTATTTTTGGACGAGTTGAAGCGAGGTAAtagagacgacgaagcaaagggctcttttcgtcgcttctttttgcCACTCGATGCCACTGGGGTGACCAAAATCAAGAGTGAAGTTCTGTCTGATTTTCACTCTCTTGAGTTGCCACGAATCAACGAGTGCCACAACGGTCGTCTCTATCGCTTTGCTTACGGACTGGGACTTAGCAGTCCGTCGGCAGATTTTCTCGACTCGTTGGTCAAATTGAATACAGAAACAAAAGAGACGCGCGTGTTTTCCGAGAAGGGCACGTTTGCTTCTGAACCAGTTTTCGTCAGAGCACCCGACTCAAAGtctgaagacgacggcgtgatTTTGAGCGTTTTTCTTAGCGGAAATCCAGACGAAAAGAAACCGTTCCTAGTTATTCTCGACGCAGCGTCATTCAAAGTGATTGCTCGAGCAGAAGTCACATGCAGAATTCCGACAACCTTTCACGGCAACTTTATGTCCGCCAAGTAA
- the LOC136188818 gene encoding carotenoid-cleaving dioxygenase, mitochondrial-like produces the protein MTTSTLASIVQTVADNIPPTKATVTGKVPSWLRGGRLLRVGPGMFDVGDRSSFKHWFDGLAMLHSFEFAEDANDVTYTGRFLETSVYKKSKAAGRLVGDLFGTRSSATTRSDPCETIFGRSLSQYTPSTPGRGSDNTNVNVLPSSSSDKWIALAELTSVWQFDPVSLETKERVHIVGSNPELNRMITMTAHPHAASDSGMYNVGLLPGARSNASYYAIFKTDASEKYASELVCLLPAHDGLSYYHSFGITDRYFIFVESPLKLALWRAARSRDVSFADCMYWVHDKPSRFRLVDRKTSKEIVDVTYEADPFFCFHHVNAFEDDANGRLVVDVVSYPNGKIALESASLEELRGGGEAVECDFRRFFLPLDATGVTKVESEVLSDRYALELPRINYESRNGRPYRFAYGLGLSSPSRTFHDGLIKLNTETKETLEFFEENMYASEPIFVEAPDPKTEDDGVVLTVFLSGNPDEKKPFLLVLDATSFEEIARAEFACRIPTTFHGNFLPAARLPDSPSIS, from the exons atgacgacgtcgacactCGCTTCGATCGTTCAAACGGTAGCAGACAACATTCCTCCTACAAAAGCCACAGTGACGGGCAAAGTACCGTCGTGGCTTCGCGGCGGCCGACTCCTTCGCGTCGGCCCCGGAATGTTCGACGTCGGAGACCGATCGTCGTTCAAGCACTGGTTCGACGGACTGGCGATGCTTCACTCGTTCGAATTCGCCGAAGACGCGAACGATGTCACGTACACAGGTCGCTTTCTCGAAACGAGCGTCTATAAGAAATCGAAAGCCGCCGGCCGCCTAGTCGGCGACCTTTTCGGCACGCGATCGAGCGCGACGACTCGAAGCGATCCCTGCGAAACGATTTTCGGTCGCTCCTTATCGCAATACACGCCCTCCACGCCCGGACGCGGTTCCGACAACACGAACGTCAACGTtctcccgtcgtcgtcgtccgacaAGTGGATCGCTCTCGCCGAACTGACGTCCGTCTGGCAATTCGATCCCGTCTCGTTGGAGACGAAAGAGCGCGTTCACATTGTCGGATCGAACCCGGAACTAAACCGGATGATCACGATGACGGCGCATCCGCACGCCGCTTCCGACAGCGGCATGTACAACGTCGGCTTGTTGCCCGGCGCGCGTTCGAACGCCTCCTACTACGCGATCTTTAAGACGGACGCGAGCGAGAAGTATGCGAGCGAACTCGTATGCTTGCTGCCGGCGCACGACGGACTGTCGTACTATCACAGTTTCGGCATCACCGATCGTTATTTTATCTTCGTAGAATCGCCGCTCAAGCTCGCGCTGTGGCGCGCGGCTCGTAGTCGCGACGTGTCGTTTGCCGACTGCATGTACTGGGTCCACGACAAgccgtcgcgttttcggCTCGTCGATCGTAAAACGAGTAAGGAGATTGTCGACGTTACGTACGAAGCCGATCCGTTTTTCTGCTTCCATCACGTCAACGCGTTCGAGGACGACGCCAATGGTCGTCttgtcgtcgatgtcgtttCCTATCCGAATGGGAAGATTGCGCTTGAATCTGCGTCGTTGGAAGAGTTGAGAGGAGGCGGTGAGGCGGTGGAATGcgattttcgacgtttctttttgccGCTCGATGCGACGGGGGTGACAAAAGTCGAGAGCGAAGTCTTGTCCGATCGGTACGCTCTCGAATTGCCCCGAATCAACTACGAGAGTCGCAACGGTCGGCCGTATCGTTTTGCCTACGGATTAGGACTAAGCAGTCCGTCGAGAACGTTTCACGACGGTCTAATCAAATTGAACaccgaaacgaaagagacgCTGGAATTTTTCGAGGAGAACATGTACGCTTCGGAGCCaattttcgtcgaagcgccCGACCCGAAgaccgaagacgacggcgtcgttttgaccGTGTTCTTGAGCGGGAATCCGGACGAAAAGAAACCGTTTTTGCTCGTTCTAgatgcgacgtcgtttgaagAAATAGCTCGCGCTGAATTCGCCTGCAGAATTCCGACGACCTTTCACGGAAACTTTTTGCCCGCCGCCAG GCTTCCCGATtctccttcaatttcttAA
- the LOC136188823 gene encoding uncharacterized protein — protein sequence MADASSRRTPDSKFLLAVKTGDVDAVRQCIERGQTVNVIDKKSDASALYIASTTGDVELCRLLLRAGANPNQRTTWRSIGLHAAAERGYAGCASELIRSGSEVNAVNRLGESALHVAAKRNHVAVVELLLAAGAQRRLKNRDGLTALRVAEAEGSSEAIAVLTAERERVGGQNGEVSSDETVDQCTRKENGLHNGLHDDDDDDDDDDDDDDDDDDDDDDGNRSVSIRWNLLQMALSRLSPDTLPAITTAFRQELKTDETVGESPRHFGKAWVENDDFVIRSDMPINSEFWKEKTPFFVPFEVEHRTLGTRILKIYACLKVKKSRQGSGNGDDDDDIYDQGKEWEVLKGLPSHFNVREIQHAFPIETMRSYRRFLPLVLPKEVRDRSTVSKNGFGLVFEKFSFTIESVEKSLRKRIKDDEKWIKIVSETLVGLLLYQLLQGFEHLRKYAIVHGSISPKTLQVDKELRLVISDFDYATKGKRHVDSRSREDIAVAMKIVRGLTEAPSSKGELSASQLVSPYADLLFLIDKELADLNSTIVSVGTYIFNQYQAESRNEFRQCLTAQFIVDTALDPGISDCGAARGNLRLRVSSTAIDGRLTYERLRCTHNSKTDFNDLWKSFKKLKENREA from the exons ATGGCGGACGCTTCCTCGCGCAGAACACCCGATTCCAAGTTCTTACTCGCCGTCAAAacgggcgacgtcgacgcggtgCGACAATGCATCGAAAGAGGCCAAACGGTCAACGTAATCGACAAAAAATCAGACGCAAGCGCTCTCTACATCGCctcgacgacgggcgacgtcgaattgtgTCGCCTTCTCCTTCGCGCAGGCGCCAACCCGAACCAGCGAACGACGTGGCGATCGATTGGCTtgcacgccgccgccgaacggGGCTACGCTGGATGCGCGAGCGAATTGATTCGCTCCGGCAGCGAGGTGAACGCCGTGAATCGTCTCGGAGAAAGCGCGCTGCACGTCGCCGCGAAGCGCAatcacgtcgccgtcgtcgagctCCTGCTCGCCGCCGGCGCGCAGCGTCGTCTCAAGAATCGGGACGGTTTGACGGCGTTGCGCGTTGCAGAGGCGGAGGGAAGTAGCGAAGCGATCGCTGTTCTCACCGCAG AGAGGGAACGCGTTGGCGGACAAAACGGAGAAGTGTCGAGTGACGAAACAGTCGATCAGTGCACGAGGAAAGAAAATGGTTTACACAATGGtctccatgacgacgacgacgacgacgacgacgacgacgacgacgacgacgacgacgacgacgacgatgacgacggaaATCGTTCTGTTTCGATCAGATGGAATCTTCTCCAAATGGCTCTTAGTCGTCTTTCGCCTGATACGTTGCCAGCTATTACTACGGCTTTTAGGCAAGAACTAAAGACAGACGAGACCGTTGGCGAATCTCCAAGGCACTTCGGTAAAGCGTGGgtggaaaacgacgattttgtcATCCGATCAGATATGCCAATCAACAGTGAATtttggaaagagaagactCCGTTTTTCGTGCCCTTTGAAGTCGAACACCGAACTCTTGGCACTCGAATTCTCAAG ATTTACGCTTGcttgaaagtgaagaaatcgCGACAAGGcagcggcaacggcgacgacgacgacgatatcTACGATCAAGGAAAGGAATGGGAAGTGCTCAAAGGCCTACCATCTCATTTCAACGTTCGCGAAATTCAGCACGCGTTTCCCATAGAAACAATGAGATCATATCGACGATTTCTGCCGCTTGTCTTGCCGAAGGAAGTGAGAGATAGAAGCACGGTTTCAAAGAACGGCTTCGGTTTGGTATTCGAGAAGTTTTCTTTTACGATCGAAAGCGTCGAGAAGAGCCTGCGAAAGAGAATAAAAGACGATGAGAAATGGATAAAAATCGTCAGCGAAACGCTCGTCGGATTGCTGCTCTATCAGCTTCTACAGGGCTTTGAACATTTGAGAAAATACGCCATCGTCCACGGATCAATCTCACCGAAAACTCTTCAAGTCGACAAAGAACTACGTCTCGTTATATCCGACTTTGATTACGCGACGAAGGGGAAGCGACACGTTGACAGTCGTAGTAGAGAGGACATTGCCGTGGCGATGAAAATTGTTAGGGGATTGACGGAAGCGCCATCATCTAAAGGAGAATTGTCAGCCTCACAGTTAGTGTCTCCTTATGCAGACTTGCTGTTCCTTATTGACAAAGAGCTTGCTGACTTGAATAGCACTATCGTCAGCGTTGGAACCTACATATTTAATCAATACCAAGCAGAATCGAGAAACGAATTTCGTCAGTGTCTAACGGCGCAGTTTATCGTGGACACCGCTTTGGATCCTGGCATTAGCGATTGCGGAGCTGCACGTGGCAATTTGCGCCTACGCGTCAGTTCGACGGCGATTGATGGCCGATTGACGTACGAACGTCTTCGTTGCACGCACAACTCAAAAACGGACTTCAACGATTTATGGAAATCGTTTaagaaattgaaggagaATCGGGAAGCctga
- the LOC136188820 gene encoding AP-5 complex subunit mu-1-like, whose protein sequence is MSVRAVWIFGGEDVLFSRRYPTAERRAKLLAKDRYFPLPSDHEWFDAVLTECREAQQDDEFLEERDSSERPCRKPVYELYNGKYWPVIVLEQYGFLFCCLPLVDCKEMESRVLVEIPGISIGFDLLEKMADFIGPQSGVTDSASPKLRDLYNYLCLAAPFGSPVQTNPDTVKSILQMRLQPWTLKQKQPTWKPFLYKGNPRLQFQIKEEIKAVQYDSKMAPDVWEVSGTITCKAELEGLPEVSISIAVPPDTPPIDYVVTHPCVQSADTTETDVAGGNDEEEEEEEEASRVSAALKARKFKFLPPLETFVLCQYVGPAVASLPIRGYYQMKGDKMVKFLVQLKLSERVKNQFEFCEVRIPFFNRGIITNAEVSPTNASVVTSPDKKSMIWNAGQKFPSKSLEMSLNATVQFGEPSAAQKAESVPDDPFCVGLNAYVEVHFKIPEFTLTGCLIDSKSLSLYPNVKAKLTSNREFSSMSYRIWNSHGDALMALPQSQLTGI, encoded by the exons ATGAGCGTTCGAGCTGTGTGGAtattcggcggcgaagacgttctCTTTTCGCG ACGTTATCCAACGGCCGAAAGGAGAGCGAAACTCCTAGCGAAAGATCGTTATTTTCCTTTGCCGTCCGATCACGAGTggttcgacgccgtcttgaCAGAATGCAGAGAAGCTCAACAAGACGATGAA TTCTTGGAGGAGAGAGACAGTTCGGAACGGCCCTGTCGAAAACCCGTCTACGAGCTCTACAACGGCAAGTATTGGCCTGTAATCGTGCTGGAACAG tATGGGTTCTTGTTTTGCTGCTTGCCTCTTGTCGACTGTAAGGAGATGGAATCTCGAGTTTTAGTGGAAAT TCCTGGAATTTCGATTGGCTTTGATCTGCTTGAGAAAATGGCCGACTTCATAGGACCTCAATCAGGTGTTACGGACTCA GCTTCACCGAAACTAAGAGATTTATACAATTACCTGTGTTTGGCTGCTCCGTTTGGAAGTCCCGTTCAGACGAACCCAGACACAGTAAAATCAATACTTCAAATGAGACTGCAACCATGGACCCTAAAACAGAAA CAACCCACTTGGAAGCCCTTCCTTTACAAGGGAAACCCGCGACTTCagtttcaaatcaaagaagaaatcaaagctGTTCAGTACGATAGCAAAATGGCACCGGACGTCTGGGAAGTGAGCGGCACAATAACATGCAAA GCTGAGCTGGAAGGCTTACCTGAAGTGTCCATTAGCATTGCAGTTCCCCCCGATACTCCTCCAATAGACTATGTCGTCACTCATCCGTGCGTTCAAAGTGCCGACACGACAGAGACGGATGTTGCTGGTGGCAatgacgaggaggaagaggaggaggaggaggcgagTCGGGTCTCCGCTGCTCTGAAAGCGCGAAAGTTCAAATTTTTACCGCCTTTGGAGACGTTTGTTTTGTGTCAATACGTTGGACCGGCCGTTGCGAGTTTGCCAATACGAGGATATTATCAGATGAAG GGCGATAAAATGGTCAAATTTCTAGTTCAATTGAAACTGAGTGAACGAGTGAAGAATCAGTTTGAATTCTGCGAAGTTCGAATTCCTTTTTTTAACAG GGGTATTATTACGAATGCTGAAGTATCTCCCACGAATGCGAGCGTCGTAACGTCTCCGGACAAGAAATCGATGATATGGAATGCGG GTCAGAAGTTTCCATCAAAATCGTTAGAAATGTCTCTGAATGCTACAGTGCAGTTTGGCGAGCCATCTGCTGCCCAGAAGGCCGAAAGCGTTCCTGATGATCCGTTCTGCGTTGGGTTGAATGCTTACGTTGAG GTGCATTTTAAAATTCCTGAATTCACTTTGACTGGATGCTTAATTGATTCGAAATCCCTATCGCTATATCCTAACGTAAAGGCAAAGTTGACGTCGA ATCGCGAATTTTCATCGATGAGCTATCGAATTTGGAATTCTCACGGCGACGCACTCATGGCTTTGCCTCAGTCCCAACTTACTGGAATTTAG